A window of Xanthocytophaga agilis contains these coding sequences:
- a CDS encoding FecR family protein, with amino-acid sequence MTPEELKNLITKYKLDQCTDEEKEWVEHWLDSLHTQSEDLSATKEVRIKASLQERIDTAIKEEENIIALPVRQFPVWRVASVILLVALAAGVGIWIGKGHFLKTSVAYMEIYNPPGRQKVIQLSDKSLVYMNADTRIKAPKSFSGNIRQVYLEGEAFFEVTKDPKKPFVITSGKINTRVLGTSFNVKAYKDEPQVEVAVRTGKVQVGDSIQTVFLTPNQKASYSIKEQLLTQTNVTQLENYTAWMEGNLVFEDKTLPEIIQILNRKYNVTIQLENKELSQCKLNARFKNEPLPRIVEKICLYLGARYKKVGNQIIIKGNTCQ; translated from the coding sequence GTGACTCCTGAAGAACTAAAAAATCTGATTACGAAATACAAACTTGACCAATGCACAGACGAGGAAAAAGAATGGGTAGAACATTGGCTTGATTCGCTGCATACACAGTCAGAAGATTTATCAGCAACCAAAGAAGTACGAATCAAAGCCAGCCTTCAGGAGCGAATTGATACAGCCATTAAAGAAGAAGAGAATATTATTGCGTTACCTGTCAGACAATTTCCCGTATGGCGAGTTGCCTCTGTTATTTTACTGGTAGCCCTGGCTGCTGGAGTAGGGATATGGATCGGCAAAGGTCATTTTCTGAAAACTTCTGTTGCATATATGGAGATATACAATCCTCCGGGCCGTCAGAAGGTGATTCAGCTATCAGATAAGTCACTGGTGTATATGAATGCTGATACCCGAATCAAAGCACCCAAGTCCTTTTCAGGAAATATTCGGCAGGTCTATCTAGAGGGAGAAGCGTTTTTTGAAGTAACCAAAGACCCTAAAAAGCCTTTTGTAATCACTTCTGGAAAAATCAACACACGAGTCCTGGGTACCAGCTTTAATGTAAAGGCCTACAAAGATGAGCCACAGGTTGAGGTTGCGGTACGTACCGGAAAGGTACAGGTTGGAGATAGTATACAAACCGTATTCTTGACACCGAATCAGAAAGCCAGTTATTCGATAAAAGAGCAACTGTTGACTCAGACCAATGTAACACAGTTGGAAAATTATACAGCCTGGATGGAGGGTAATCTGGTATTTGAAGACAAAACCCTGCCTGAAATTATTCAGATCCTGAACCGGAAATACAATGTAACGATACAGTTGGAGAATAAGGAACTGAGTCAGTGTAAACTAAATGCCCGGTTTAAAAACGAGCCGTTACCCCGAATCGTGGAGAAGATATGTCTGTATCTGGGGGCTCGATACAAGAAAGTCGGAAATCAGATTATCATCAAAGGAAACACCTGTCAATAA
- a CDS encoding TonB-dependent receptor produces MRYAALFALLLQFTTTTSYAKATSQNILDNTISISLKNVTLRQSLTILSEKANCEFIYSPSLLPADKKVSVTYENRKLRTILDDLLKPYYVIYESSDSYIFIKEKPKSTGTSANKPQNTVTGKVTDEKGQPLPGVSVSVKGTTTGSISDAQGNYSVTVSDENGILVFSFIGYNTEEVPVGSKTVINVAMVPNVQSLENVVVVGYSSIKKRDLTGSVEQVDGKVLENRSVSNVAQGLQGVIPNLNIIPQDGKPIQSPTFNVRGTTSIGQGGSALVLVDGVEGDPSRLNPNDIASVTVLKDAASCAIYGARGAFGVVLFTTKKANKERTSINYSVNHAFRSPTTVPDLVTDGYQFAKLFNEAWSAWNDYSQTPQNINKTVKFSQDYLAQLERHSKDPSLPQVEVNSNGEYVYYANTDWYKELYKKHTTSTEHNISFSGGNDKSDFYVSGRAYTQDGLFRYNSDDYKMYNLRAKGSLQLTPWLEATNNVDYSFIKYHNPLNVGEGGSIWRNISDEGHNMAPMFNPDGTLTYSAAYTVGDFVYGKNGIDMNRTVIRNTTSLSSHFFENKLRIKGDFTFQNTDNDENRRRVQVPYSRKPGVIEYVGTNYNDMQVLQRNTKYMATNIYSEYENFFGNHYFKALAGFNYEQSTYKRIEVVRNGLISPDATDINLGLGQSITTSGGYEQWAIVGGFYRLNYGFKDKYLVEFNGRYDGSSKFPSSQRYAFFPSVSAGWRVSKESFWTIPERIISDLKIRASYGSLGNGSIGSYAFQEKFGISQSGRILNGVKPQKTNQPSVLPDGLTWETSTTQNLGVNLGLLSNRLNLTGDAYIRKTTDMFTVGMTLPAVFGTDVPKGNYADLKTTGWEASLAWSDQFKVRNKPFGYNIRFVIADYTSKVTKYNNPNKRLTDYYTGQTVGEIWGFVTDGFFNSQEEINNSPKQTLYKASTSGQLLPGDIKFADLNGDNVINNGDNTVDKPGDRKVIGNATPRYTYGINLGADWNGFFLSAFFQGVGKQDWYPGTEAAIFWGQYNRPYNKIPKSQLNEIWSEENPNTYFPRLRGYSAQNGSGELTQAQTKYLQNVAYVRLKNLQIGYNFPQQLVKRAYMSNARIYLSAENIWSWSPLYKITRDIDVESINGSDRVLTDGTSGNGNNYPILKSMSMGLSVTF; encoded by the coding sequence ATGAGATACGCAGCTCTGTTTGCCTTGCTTTTGCAGTTTACCACCACTACCTCCTATGCCAAAGCTACTAGTCAGAACATATTGGATAATACTATTTCAATTTCTTTAAAAAATGTAACACTTCGCCAGAGCCTGACCATACTCAGCGAAAAAGCGAACTGTGAGTTTATTTATTCTCCCAGTCTGCTGCCTGCTGACAAAAAAGTATCTGTCACCTACGAGAACCGGAAACTCCGCACTATTCTGGATGATTTGCTCAAGCCTTATTATGTTATCTACGAATCTTCGGACTCATATATCTTTATCAAAGAAAAACCAAAAAGTACAGGCACTTCTGCCAATAAACCTCAAAATACTGTTACAGGAAAAGTAACCGATGAAAAAGGCCAGCCATTACCTGGTGTAAGTGTTAGCGTCAAAGGCACTACTACAGGCAGCATCAGTGATGCACAAGGGAATTACAGTGTCACTGTTTCTGATGAGAATGGTATTCTGGTATTCTCTTTCATAGGCTATAACACAGAAGAAGTTCCTGTAGGCAGCAAAACTGTGATCAATGTAGCTATGGTACCTAATGTTCAGTCGCTGGAAAATGTGGTGGTAGTGGGTTATAGTTCTATCAAGAAACGAGACCTGACAGGCTCTGTAGAACAGGTAGATGGTAAAGTACTGGAAAATCGCTCAGTATCTAACGTTGCACAAGGGTTACAAGGGGTTATTCCTAACCTGAACATTATCCCACAGGATGGTAAGCCAATTCAATCACCCACCTTCAATGTGCGTGGTACAACTTCCATCGGTCAAGGTGGTAGTGCGTTAGTATTAGTAGATGGTGTAGAAGGTGATCCAAGCCGGCTTAACCCCAATGACATTGCCAGTGTTACTGTATTGAAAGATGCGGCCTCTTGTGCTATTTATGGAGCACGTGGTGCATTTGGTGTAGTTCTTTTCACCACCAAAAAAGCCAATAAGGAACGTACCAGTATCAACTATTCTGTCAATCATGCATTCAGATCGCCTACTACAGTGCCTGATCTGGTTACAGATGGCTATCAGTTTGCCAAGCTGTTTAATGAAGCCTGGTCAGCCTGGAATGATTACTCTCAGACTCCCCAGAATATTAACAAAACAGTAAAGTTCTCACAGGATTATCTAGCACAGTTAGAGAGACATTCCAAAGATCCCAGTCTTCCTCAGGTGGAGGTAAACTCAAATGGAGAATACGTCTACTATGCCAATACAGACTGGTACAAAGAACTTTATAAAAAACATACAACCTCTACCGAGCATAACATTTCTTTCTCTGGTGGTAATGATAAAAGTGACTTCTACGTATCCGGACGTGCTTATACACAAGATGGATTGTTCCGTTACAACTCGGATGATTACAAAATGTATAACCTCCGTGCCAAAGGATCACTACAGTTAACTCCTTGGCTGGAAGCAACTAACAATGTTGATTATTCATTTATCAAGTACCACAACCCGTTGAATGTAGGTGAAGGTGGCAGTATCTGGCGGAACATTTCAGACGAAGGTCATAACATGGCTCCTATGTTTAACCCGGATGGTACCCTCACCTACTCGGCAGCTTATACAGTGGGAGATTTTGTATATGGAAAAAACGGGATTGACATGAATCGAACCGTAATCCGAAATACAACCAGCTTAAGCAGTCACTTCTTTGAGAACAAGTTACGCATCAAGGGTGATTTTACCTTCCAGAATACCGACAATGATGAGAATCGCAGACGAGTACAAGTTCCTTACAGCCGCAAACCTGGGGTAATTGAGTATGTGGGAACTAACTACAATGACATGCAGGTCCTGCAACGCAATACCAAATACATGGCTACCAATATTTACAGCGAGTATGAGAACTTCTTTGGTAATCATTATTTCAAAGCTTTGGCAGGATTTAACTATGAACAATCTACTTACAAACGCATTGAAGTAGTACGTAATGGATTAATCTCTCCGGATGCTACAGATATTAACCTGGGTCTGGGACAATCCATCACTACTTCAGGTGGATATGAACAGTGGGCCATTGTAGGAGGATTTTATCGATTAAATTATGGATTCAAGGATAAGTACCTGGTAGAATTTAATGGCCGCTATGATGGTTCGTCCAAATTTCCTTCCAGTCAGCGGTATGCATTCTTCCCATCTGTTTCCGCAGGATGGCGGGTAAGTAAAGAATCGTTCTGGACAATTCCTGAAAGAATTATTTCGGATCTAAAAATTCGTGCTTCGTATGGATCACTAGGTAATGGAAGTATTGGTTCATATGCTTTCCAAGAGAAGTTTGGTATTTCTCAGTCAGGTCGTATCTTAAATGGAGTAAAACCTCAGAAAACTAATCAGCCTAGTGTGCTTCCGGATGGACTAACCTGGGAAACCTCTACTACTCAGAATCTGGGTGTCAATCTGGGTTTATTGTCCAATCGTCTGAATCTGACAGGAGATGCTTACATCCGTAAAACTACCGATATGTTTACTGTTGGTATGACACTGCCTGCTGTATTTGGAACAGATGTCCCAAAAGGCAACTATGCGGATCTGAAAACAACCGGATGGGAAGCCTCTTTGGCCTGGAGCGATCAGTTTAAAGTTCGGAATAAACCGTTTGGATATAACATCCGATTTGTAATTGCAGATTATACCAGTAAGGTCACCAAATACAACAACCCCAACAAAAGGCTGACAGATTACTACACAGGTCAAACAGTAGGTGAGATCTGGGGATTTGTAACAGATGGATTCTTTAACTCACAGGAAGAGATCAATAACTCGCCTAAACAAACCTTGTACAAAGCATCTACCAGTGGTCAGCTTCTGCCTGGAGACATTAAGTTTGCAGATCTGAATGGTGATAATGTAATCAATAATGGTGACAATACAGTTGACAAACCAGGTGACCGCAAAGTGATAGGAAATGCAACACCACGCTATACCTATGGGATCAATCTGGGCGCTGACTGGAATGGTTTCTTCCTATCTGCTTTCTTTCAAGGTGTGGGTAAACAAGATTGGTATCCGGGTACTGAAGCCGCAATCTTCTGGGGACAATATAACAGACCTTACAATAAAATACCTAAATCTCAGCTGAATGAAATCTGGTCAGAAGAGAATCCCAATACATACTTCCCACGGTTAAGAGGATACTCAGCACAAAATGGTTCGGGTGAGTTAACACAGGCACAAACCAAGTACCTGCAAAATGTAGCCTATGTACGCCTTAAAAACCTTCAGATAGGATACAACTTCCCTCAGCAACTGGTAAAAAGAGCATACATGAGCAATGCACGGATTTATCTATCTGCAGAGAATATCTGGTCATGGTCTCCATTGTATAAGATTACCAGAGATATCGATGTGGAAAGTATCAATGGATCTGACCGTGTATTGACTGATGGAACTAGTGGAAATGGCAATAACTATCCGATCCTGAAAAGTATGTCGATGGGATTGTCTGTTACCTTCTAA
- a CDS encoding RNA polymerase sigma-70 factor translates to MSYLSADEEELLRELRAGNEKAFNEIYDRYWKNLYLFARNKLRSEDEALDITQDIFVKLWTKRDTLLITTSLSGYLFKSLKNKILDHIAATYTREDYLASLKNTTLPFRESTAEKIAESEIYSLLDTSLASMPSRMKEIFELSRRQDQSIAEISEQLDLSQQTVKNQLTGALRRLRLSLSDYIVSILLFCIWIS, encoded by the coding sequence TTCTGCTGACGAAGAAGAGCTCTTACGGGAATTACGAGCCGGAAACGAAAAAGCGTTTAACGAGATATACGACCGCTATTGGAAAAACCTATACTTGTTTGCCCGTAATAAACTACGGTCTGAAGATGAAGCACTGGATATCACACAGGATATCTTTGTAAAGCTTTGGACCAAAAGAGATACGTTGCTTATTACTACTTCTCTTTCCGGTTATCTGTTCAAAAGTCTGAAAAATAAAATACTGGATCATATAGCTGCTACCTATACACGGGAAGATTATCTGGCGTCACTGAAAAACACAACTCTCCCTTTTCGGGAATCAACTGCCGAAAAAATAGCTGAAAGTGAAATCTATTCTTTGCTGGATACATCCCTGGCCAGTATGCCCTCCCGTATGAAAGAGATATTTGAACTGAGCCGACGTCAGGATCAATCCATTGCCGAAATCTCGGAACAACTGGACTTGTCTCAGCAGACTGTAAAAAATCAACTTACAGGTGCCTTAAGAAGACTTCGCTTAAGTCTGAGTGATTATATTGTATCTATTCTTCTATTCTGTATCTGGATTTCCTAA